A genomic stretch from Bacillus sp. N1-1 includes:
- a CDS encoding STAS domain-containing protein: protein MKAIVQMASERVLNRKKHIAEQITSEQNKKYPTELKDKTDELFPLRVELVTIYARSLALQEEEAEKSIEAWGVETGRMCARLETTLDSMLGEVPHYRKYIGEVIKEVAIEQQLGIEELYDLISKLDHAMNLVVYYFSVPFVEYQTNLLEQSRNEILELSAPVVPIMEGVAVLPLIGTIDTYRAKLIMEESLNQSVRLRLHYFVLDLSGVPIVDTFVIQQLFQIIEALRLVGVEARISGIKPEIALSVVKLDISFKMVNTYSTLQQALADLVIQS from the coding sequence ATGAAGGCTATCGTGCAAATGGCTAGTGAACGAGTTTTGAATCGAAAAAAGCACATTGCAGAACAAATTACGAGTGAACAAAATAAAAAATATCCCACCGAGCTCAAAGATAAAACAGATGAGCTTTTTCCATTGCGTGTGGAATTGGTAACGATTTATGCTAGGTCACTCGCACTTCAAGAAGAGGAAGCAGAAAAAAGTATTGAAGCGTGGGGTGTTGAAACAGGAAGAATGTGTGCACGCTTAGAAACAACCCTTGATTCGATGCTAGGCGAAGTGCCACACTATCGTAAATACATAGGCGAGGTTATAAAAGAAGTAGCGATTGAACAACAGTTAGGCATTGAAGAATTGTATGATCTCATTTCTAAGCTTGATCATGCTATGAATTTAGTCGTTTATTATTTTAGCGTTCCGTTTGTTGAATACCAGACGAATCTGCTTGAACAGTCTAGAAACGAAATTCTAGAGTTATCAGCACCTGTTGTTCCAATCATGGAAGGCGTAGCGGTATTGCCTTTGATTGGAACGATTGATACGTATAGAGCAAAGTTGATTATGGAAGAATCACTCAATCAAAGCGTCCGCCTTCGTTTGCATTACTTTGTTTTAGATCTTTCAGGGGTTCCAATTGTTGATACTTTTGTCATTCAGCAGCTTTTTCAAATTATCGAAGCACTTAGACTTGTCGGAGTGGAAGCAAGGATTAGTGGCATAAAACCAGAAATTGCATTATCAGTCGTAAAACTAGATATTAGTTTCAAAATGGTGAACACCTATTCGACTTTACAACAAGCACTTGCCGATTTAGTTATCCAAAGTTAA
- a CDS encoding HNH endonuclease: MRMDVCELCGRSGVTCTIHHLTPKEEGGTHKPTASLCVPCHKQIHALYTNQELAIRLDSVVKLKQDEQIRRYLKWIRKQPASKSVKMKKSNHRKQKK, translated from the coding sequence ATGAGAATGGATGTATGTGAATTATGTGGAAGAAGTGGCGTGACGTGTACAATCCATCACTTGACCCCTAAGGAAGAGGGTGGAACACATAAACCGACCGCATCTCTTTGTGTCCCATGTCACAAGCAAATCCATGCTTTATATACAAACCAGGAATTAGCGATTAGACTCGATTCGGTTGTGAAGCTGAAGCAGGACGAACAAATTCGTCGTTATTTGAAGTGGATCCGAAAACAACCTGCATCAAAGAGTGTGAAAATGAAAAAGTCAAATCATCGAAAGCAAAAAAAATAA
- a CDS encoding BCCT family transporter: MREKVSSVFWSTLVISLIMVAWGAISPDTLASMSSSAQSFISNKLGWYYLILVTLLVIFCVFIIFTPYGKIKLGKPDEKPEFTRLSWFAMLFSAGMGIGLVFWGTAEPMSHYAVNAPTAETGTPAAIKEALQYSYFHWGVHAWAIYAIVALVLAYFKFRHDRPGLISATLYPIFGERVNGLLGKVIDVLAVFATIVGVATTLGFGAVQINGGLSYLTDIPNSFSSQLIIIGVVTVLFMISAWTGIGKGIKYLSNANLGLAGILFLAVFILGPTIYILNMFTDTIGAYITNFMAMSFRIAPLNPENREWINNWTIFYWAWWISWSPFVGIFIARVSRGRTIREFLVGVLLVPSIVGFLWFSTFGISGINIQQQGIADIASLATEESLFGTLQNYPLGTVLSIVAITLIGTFFITSADSATFVLGMQTTYGSLNPGSSVKLTWGIIQSSMAAVLLYTGGLQALQNVLILAALPFSVIMILMTVSFYKALKKEKYLVAKDPKPKKEKRKEKKAGTDNVDNPTPATK; the protein is encoded by the coding sequence ATGAGGGAAAAAGTATCCTCCGTGTTTTGGAGCACGCTGGTAATTAGTTTAATTATGGTAGCCTGGGGGGCAATTTCTCCAGATACGTTAGCATCCATGTCATCAAGTGCACAGTCATTTATTTCAAACAAGTTAGGGTGGTATTACCTTATTCTTGTTACGCTGTTAGTGATTTTTTGTGTGTTTATTATTTTCACTCCGTATGGAAAAATCAAGTTAGGAAAGCCTGATGAAAAACCAGAATTTACACGATTAAGCTGGTTTGCCATGCTGTTCAGTGCAGGAATGGGAATTGGACTTGTATTCTGGGGAACGGCAGAACCGATGTCCCATTATGCAGTCAATGCACCGACTGCAGAAACAGGAACACCCGCTGCAATTAAAGAAGCCCTACAGTATTCGTACTTCCACTGGGGAGTGCATGCATGGGCAATTTATGCAATCGTAGCGCTTGTTCTTGCTTACTTTAAATTTAGACATGACCGTCCTGGTTTGATTAGCGCTACGCTCTATCCAATTTTTGGTGAGCGAGTAAATGGATTGTTAGGTAAGGTTATCGATGTACTTGCCGTTTTTGCGACAATCGTTGGTGTTGCAACGACGTTAGGATTTGGAGCTGTTCAAATCAACGGTGGACTTTCTTACTTAACTGATATACCAAATAGCTTTAGTTCACAACTCATTATTATCGGTGTTGTTACCGTGCTGTTCATGATCTCAGCTTGGACAGGAATTGGGAAAGGGATTAAGTACTTAAGTAATGCAAACCTTGGACTTGCAGGCATACTTTTCCTTGCTGTGTTTATCCTTGGTCCAACGATTTACATTCTAAATATGTTTACTGATACCATTGGTGCATACATTACAAACTTTATGGCGATGAGTTTCCGCATCGCGCCATTGAATCCAGAAAATAGAGAATGGATTAACAACTGGACCATTTTCTACTGGGCATGGTGGATTTCATGGTCGCCATTCGTTGGTATTTTCATTGCACGTGTTTCACGTGGGAGAACAATTAGAGAGTTTCTTGTAGGCGTTCTTCTTGTTCCTTCAATCGTTGGTTTCCTATGGTTCTCAACGTTTGGTATTTCAGGGATTAATATTCAGCAGCAAGGAATTGCTGATATTGCCTCTCTTGCAACAGAAGAATCGCTGTTTGGAACCCTACAGAATTACCCACTAGGTACGGTGTTATCGATTGTAGCCATTACGTTAATTGGAACATTCTTTATTACATCTGCTGACTCTGCTACGTTCGTTCTTGGAATGCAGACGACATATGGTTCATTAAATCCAGGTTCAAGCGTTAAATTAACGTGGGGAATTATCCAATCTTCAATGGCAGCTGTTCTCCTTTACACAGGTGGACTACAAGCGTTACAGAACGTACTAATTCTGGCAGCATTACCGTTCTCGGTCATTATGATCCTTATGACGGTTTCGTTCTACAAGGCGCTTAAGAAAGAGAAATACTTGGTTGCGAAAGATCCGAAACCTAAAAAAGAAAAGCGGAAAGAGAAAAAAGCAGGCACTGACAACGTAGACAATCCCACACCTGCAACAAAATAG